From the genome of Pantoea alfalfae, one region includes:
- a CDS encoding D-lyxose/D-mannose isomerase, producing the protein MQRSEVNSYLQHTREFFRQQDVHLPPWADYSVSQWRAQDRDVIQEILALRLGWDLTSFGAADFMQTGLTLFTLRNGSPGGQPWHKPYAEKIMHVREGQLTPMHYHPRKMEDIINRGGGNLIVELHNRDGDGLADSPVAVSLDGLRQIHAAGSQLRLSPGESVTLEAGVWHSFWGESGFGDVLVGEVSMPNDDENDNVFLTPLARFNPLNEDEAPRWLLCNDYSDWLS; encoded by the coding sequence ATGCAACGTTCAGAGGTTAACTCTTATCTGCAACATACCCGCGAGTTTTTCCGGCAGCAGGATGTGCATCTGCCGCCGTGGGCCGATTACAGCGTCAGCCAGTGGCGCGCTCAGGATCGCGACGTGATACAGGAGATTCTGGCGCTGCGGCTGGGCTGGGACCTCACCAGTTTTGGCGCGGCAGATTTTATGCAGACCGGCCTGACGCTGTTTACCCTTCGTAACGGCTCGCCGGGCGGGCAGCCGTGGCATAAACCCTACGCCGAGAAGATAATGCACGTGCGTGAAGGGCAACTGACGCCGATGCACTATCATCCGCGCAAGATGGAAGACATCATCAATCGCGGCGGCGGCAACCTGATTGTCGAACTGCATAACCGCGACGGTGACGGGCTGGCTGACTCGCCGGTGGCAGTGTCGCTGGATGGCCTGCGCCAGATTCATGCTGCCGGTTCACAACTGCGGCTCTCTCCGGGTGAAAGCGTAACGCTGGAGGCGGGCGTCTGGCACAGTTTCTGGGGCGAAAGCGGCTTCGGCGATGTGCTGGTGGGCGAGGTATCAATGCCCAACGATGATGAAAACGACAACGTGTTTCTGACGCCGCTGGCCCGTTTTAATCCACTGAATGAGGATGAAGCGCCGCGCTGGCTGCTGTGCAACGATTATTCGGACTGGCTATCCTGA
- a CDS encoding sugar ABC transporter ATP-binding protein, whose product MTATPILEMRGITRRFGNFHALKGVDLTVYPGEVHALMGENGAGKSTLMKILAGAYTASSGEILIEGRPYTIKGPKEALAAGITLIYQEINLAPNLTVAENIFLGSEIAPGGLVKRRQMAEEAQRVIDRLGAQFSAWDLVSRLSIAEQQQVEIARALQRNSRILVMDEPTAALSNRETEQLFALIKRLRSEGMAIIYISHRMAEVYELSDRVSVLRDGEYVGSLTRDQLNASELVRMMVGRPLSDLFNKDRAIPLGDIRLAVNHLADGGKVHPSSLAVRAGEIVGLAGLVGAGRSELAQLIFGVHKPKQGEIWIDGEKVTIHSPRDAIARGIGFLTENRKEQGLFLEMAAQENIVMATLERDSSYGMLNRRKGQTIATEAIASLNIRVPHAQVRAGGLSGGNQQKLLISRWVAIGPRILILDEPTRGVDVGAKSEIYRMMQEMARQGVAILMISSELPEVVGMSDRVYVMHEGTIVGELEGSHISQENIMTLATGAHSTSAGEI is encoded by the coding sequence ATGACAGCCACACCGATACTGGAAATGCGGGGCATTACCCGGCGCTTCGGCAATTTTCATGCCCTGAAGGGCGTTGACCTCACGGTGTATCCTGGTGAGGTTCATGCGCTGATGGGGGAGAACGGCGCGGGTAAAAGCACACTGATGAAGATTCTGGCCGGTGCCTATACCGCCAGCAGCGGGGAAATTCTCATTGAAGGCAGGCCCTATACGATTAAGGGGCCGAAAGAGGCGCTGGCCGCCGGGATCACCCTGATTTATCAGGAGATCAACCTGGCACCCAATCTGACGGTGGCGGAGAACATTTTTCTCGGCAGCGAAATCGCACCCGGCGGGCTGGTGAAGCGGCGGCAGATGGCCGAAGAGGCGCAGCGGGTGATTGACCGGCTCGGCGCGCAGTTCAGCGCCTGGGATCTGGTGAGTCGATTGAGCATCGCCGAGCAGCAGCAGGTGGAGATCGCCCGCGCGCTGCAACGCAACAGCCGCATCCTGGTGATGGATGAGCCGACCGCCGCGCTCTCTAATCGCGAAACCGAACAGCTTTTTGCGCTGATTAAACGGCTGCGCAGCGAAGGCATGGCCATTATCTATATCAGCCACCGCATGGCGGAGGTCTATGAGCTGTCCGATCGCGTCAGCGTGCTGCGTGACGGGGAGTATGTGGGCAGCCTGACCCGTGACCAGCTCAATGCCAGTGAACTGGTGCGGATGATGGTCGGGCGGCCGCTCAGCGACCTGTTTAACAAAGACCGGGCTATCCCGTTGGGCGACATCCGGCTGGCAGTGAATCACCTCGCCGACGGCGGCAAAGTGCATCCCAGCAGTCTGGCGGTGCGGGCCGGGGAAATAGTCGGCCTGGCCGGTCTGGTGGGCGCAGGCCGCAGTGAACTGGCACAGCTGATCTTTGGCGTACACAAGCCGAAACAGGGTGAGATCTGGATCGACGGCGAGAAGGTCACTATTCATTCGCCGCGTGATGCGATTGCGCGCGGTATCGGTTTTCTCACTGAGAACCGCAAAGAGCAGGGGCTGTTTCTGGAGATGGCGGCGCAGGAGAACATCGTCATGGCGACGCTGGAGCGCGATTCGAGTTACGGCATGCTCAACCGCCGTAAAGGACAGACCATCGCGACGGAGGCGATCGCCTCACTCAATATTCGTGTACCACACGCTCAGGTCCGTGCAGGCGGCCTGTCGGGCGGCAACCAGCAGAAGCTGCTGATCTCACGCTGGGTGGCGATTGGCCCGCGCATTCTGATCCTGGATGAGCCGACGCGCGGCGTCGATGTCGGCGCGAAAAGCGAGATCTACCGCATGATGCAGGAGATGGCGCGGCAGGGTGTGGCGATTTTAATGATCTCCAGCGAACTGCCGGAAGTGGTCGGGATGAGCGACCGCGTTTACGTGATGCACGAAGGCACCATCGTCGGTGAGCTTGAGGGCAGCCACATCAGTCAGGAAAACATTATGACGCTGGCAACCGGTGCGCACAGCACGTCAGCAGGCGAAATCTGA
- a CDS encoding ATP-binding protein: MQRSYPWQAGARGRLLMFNLLVVSVTLMVSVVAIIGFRHAGAIQEQAQAQTLADMNGSLALARDTANVATAAVRLSQVVGALEYQSESQRLQQNQQALQQSLSLLASAPLAARQPERIARIRARSLMLEQTINSLLLNGHQRHLQRNNMLSDLWQTQILLSHIDQRVQLEQRTRPDAALREQTERLITIAIRTPSPIAVIEQLQQIMTQWRTVPLTGITGQQVQRLLVTQQRLLPLAEALEQSDLAIAYATYRIKALVAMLNDDINASVQQVALQSEARTQATHHELDSIIGFIALFVLLALAITGYAGIYIYRNLGSSLTAIAGAMTRLAQGEQNVSVPGLQRRDELGELARAFNVFARNTSSLAHTSRLLKEKSNQLESTFLAMRDGFALFDHHGQLVVWNAQYAELLGIAPRELHRGVHYQQLLAPLAVDLHDPGEPQEIRLADGRTLELRFSPIPRRGMVNTVLDRTSRKTLEEALQHSQKMKAVGQLTGGLAHDFNNLLAVIIGSLALTEGQLMPGPLATRIERARQAADRAAQLTQRLLAFSRKQALYPRAVSVVTLVDNLQSLLQHSLLPGQQLVIDAQRPGWLAWIDASQLENALMNLVVNARDAMYQQSGEIRLRIWNQRRPEAGEKSDRVTIEVIDRGCGMSAEVREQVFEPFFTTKATGSGSGLGLSMVYGFVRQSGGQIELETAPGQGTTVRLLLPRASEAAATAAIAPPPPKPAEAEAANNRLILVLDDEPAVRQTLCEHLHQLGYLTLECGDGEAALALLRQTPDIDLLISDLMLPGEINGAEVIRQAQQNWPQLATLLISGQDLRHQPVTLPLCERLAKPWQQAQLVQALQRAWQRSERLNRAQQAATTAPACH; encoded by the coding sequence ATGCAGCGCAGTTATCCGTGGCAGGCCGGGGCACGTGGCCGCCTGTTGATGTTCAATCTGCTGGTAGTGTCGGTCACGCTGATGGTGAGCGTGGTGGCGATTATCGGCTTTCGTCATGCCGGGGCGATTCAGGAGCAGGCGCAGGCGCAGACGCTGGCGGATATGAACGGCAGCCTGGCGCTGGCACGTGACACCGCCAACGTGGCGACAGCAGCGGTGCGGCTGTCGCAGGTGGTCGGGGCGCTGGAGTATCAGAGCGAATCACAGCGGCTGCAGCAGAATCAGCAGGCGTTGCAGCAGTCGCTGAGCCTGCTGGCCAGCGCGCCGCTGGCGGCCCGTCAGCCGGAGCGCATCGCCCGGATCCGCGCGCGCAGCCTGATGCTGGAACAGACGATTAACAGCCTGCTGCTGAACGGCCATCAGCGGCATCTGCAGCGCAACAACATGCTGAGCGATCTGTGGCAGACGCAGATTCTGCTCAGCCATATCGACCAGCGGGTGCAGCTGGAACAGCGGACGCGACCGGATGCCGCACTGCGCGAACAGACCGAACGGCTGATCACCATCGCCATCCGTACACCCTCGCCCATCGCCGTGATTGAGCAGCTTCAGCAGATCATGACGCAGTGGCGCACGGTGCCGCTGACGGGGATCACCGGTCAGCAGGTACAACGGCTGCTGGTCACTCAGCAGCGCCTGCTGCCGCTGGCGGAGGCGCTGGAGCAGAGTGACCTGGCGATCGCCTACGCCACCTACCGGATTAAAGCGCTGGTCGCGATGCTGAACGACGATATCAATGCGTCGGTGCAGCAGGTCGCATTGCAGAGCGAGGCGCGCACCCAGGCCACCCATCACGAACTCGACTCCATCATCGGCTTTATCGCGCTATTTGTGCTGCTGGCGCTGGCGATCACCGGGTACGCCGGGATCTATATCTACCGCAATCTTGGGTCGAGCCTGACGGCGATTGCCGGGGCGATGACGCGGCTGGCGCAGGGCGAGCAGAACGTCAGCGTGCCGGGATTGCAGCGGCGCGACGAGCTGGGCGAGCTGGCGCGCGCCTTTAACGTCTTTGCCCGCAATACCTCCTCGCTGGCGCATACCTCACGACTGCTGAAAGAGAAAAGTAATCAGCTGGAATCCACGTTTCTGGCGATGCGCGACGGCTTTGCCCTGTTCGATCACCACGGTCAGCTGGTGGTGTGGAACGCCCAGTATGCCGAGCTGCTGGGTATCGCGCCGCGTGAGCTGCATCGTGGCGTCCATTATCAGCAACTGCTGGCTCCGCTGGCGGTCGATCTGCACGATCCCGGCGAACCGCAGGAGATCCGGCTGGCCGATGGCCGGACACTGGAGCTGCGCTTCAGCCCGATCCCCCGGCGCGGCATGGTCAATACCGTGCTGGATCGGACCTCGCGCAAAACGCTGGAGGAGGCGCTACAGCACAGCCAGAAGATGAAGGCGGTCGGTCAGCTGACCGGCGGCCTGGCGCACGACTTCAACAATCTGCTGGCGGTGATTATCGGCAGTCTGGCGCTGACTGAAGGCCAGCTGATGCCCGGCCCGCTGGCGACCCGGATAGAGCGGGCGCGGCAGGCCGCCGATCGCGCCGCCCAGCTGACGCAGCGGCTGCTGGCGTTTTCACGCAAGCAGGCGCTCTATCCCCGCGCGGTGTCGGTGGTGACGCTGGTGGATAACCTGCAGAGCCTGTTGCAACACTCGCTGCTGCCGGGTCAGCAGCTGGTTATTGATGCGCAGCGTCCTGGCTGGCTGGCCTGGATTGATGCCAGCCAGCTGGAGAATGCGCTGATGAATCTGGTGGTAAACGCGCGCGATGCGATGTATCAGCAAAGCGGCGAAATCCGGCTGCGCATCTGGAATCAGCGTCGTCCGGAAGCAGGCGAGAAAAGTGACAGGGTCACAATAGAGGTCATCGATCGCGGTTGTGGTATGTCCGCCGAGGTTCGCGAGCAGGTTTTCGAGCCCTTCTTCACCACCAAAGCCACCGGCAGCGGCAGCGGGCTGGGGCTGTCAATGGTTTACGGCTTTGTGCGACAGTCAGGCGGGCAGATCGAACTGGAAACCGCGCCGGGCCAGGGCACCACGGTGCGGCTGCTGTTGCCGCGCGCTTCGGAAGCCGCCGCCACTGCCGCGATCGCCCCGCCACCGCCAAAGCCCGCGGAGGCAGAGGCAGCGAACAACCGGCTGATACTGGTGCTGGATGATGAACCGGCGGTGCGCCAGACGTTGTGCGAGCATCTGCATCAGCTGGGGTATCTGACGCTGGAGTGTGGTGATGGTGAAGCGGCGCTGGCGCTGCTGCGCCAGACGCCTGATATCGACCTGCTGATCAGCGATCTGATGCTGCCCGGCGAGATCAATGGTGCAGAGGTGATCCGCCAGGCGCAGCAGAACTGGCCGCAGCTGGCGACGCTGCTTATCAGCGGTCAGGATCTGCGCCACCAGCCGGTGACGCTGCCGCTGTGCGAACGGCTGGCGAAACCCTGGCAGCAGGCCCAGCTGGTGCAGGCGCTGCAGCGCGCCTGGCAGCGCAGCGAGCGACTTAATCGCGCGCAGCAGGCTGCCACAACGGCACCGGCTTGCCACTGA
- a CDS encoding ABC transporter permease subunit — translation MSQLARTKAPTLKRALMGDLLQTVGILPILILIVAVFGFVTPNFFTEANLLNITRQASINIVLAAGMTFVILTGGIDLSVGSMLGTTAVVALVASLDPMLASLTIPMALGAGLVMGLFNGILVAWAGLPPFIVTLGTYTALRGAAYLLANGTTVINSDINFEWIGNGYLGPVPWLIVIAFAVIAICWFILRRTTLGVHIYAVGGNIQAARLTGIKVGVVLLFVYGMSGLLSGLGGLMSASRLYSANGNLGVGYELDAIAAVILGGTSFVGGIGTITGTLIGALIIATLNNGMTLMGVSYFWQLVIKGAVIIIAVLIDKYRTRHHVS, via the coding sequence ATGTCACAACTGGCCCGCACCAAAGCGCCGACGCTGAAACGCGCCCTGATGGGCGATCTGCTGCAAACGGTGGGTATCCTGCCGATTCTTATCCTGATCGTGGCGGTATTTGGGTTCGTTACGCCCAACTTCTTTACCGAAGCGAACCTGCTCAACATTACCCGTCAGGCGTCGATCAACATCGTGCTGGCGGCGGGCATGACCTTTGTCATTCTGACCGGCGGCATCGACCTGTCGGTGGGATCGATGCTGGGCACTACGGCGGTGGTCGCGCTGGTGGCGTCGCTGGATCCGATGCTCGCCTCCCTTACTATTCCGATGGCGCTGGGCGCGGGCCTGGTGATGGGGCTGTTCAACGGTATCCTGGTCGCCTGGGCCGGATTGCCGCCCTTTATTGTCACGCTCGGCACCTACACTGCGCTGCGCGGGGCGGCCTATCTGCTGGCGAACGGCACCACGGTGATTAACTCCGATATTAACTTTGAGTGGATTGGTAACGGCTATCTCGGGCCGGTGCCGTGGCTGATTGTGATTGCCTTTGCGGTAATCGCCATCTGCTGGTTCATCCTGCGTCGCACCACGCTGGGCGTCCATATCTACGCGGTCGGCGGCAACATCCAGGCGGCGCGTCTTACCGGCATCAAGGTTGGCGTGGTGCTGCTGTTTGTCTACGGCATGAGCGGCCTGCTGTCAGGGCTGGGCGGCTTAATGAGCGCCTCGCGGCTCTACAGCGCCAACGGCAACCTCGGCGTCGGCTACGAGCTGGATGCGATTGCGGCGGTGATCCTCGGCGGGACCAGCTTTGTCGGCGGCATCGGCACCATCACCGGCACCCTGATTGGCGCACTGATTATCGCCACGCTGAACAACGGCATGACGCTGATGGGCGTCTCCTATTTCTGGCAGCTGGTGATTAAGGGCGCGGTGATCATCATCGCGGTCCTGATCGACAAATACCGTACCCGACATCATGTGAGTTGA
- a CDS encoding ABC transporter substrate-binding protein: protein MRFNPIVTGLLAATLFSTGLAQAKELKSIGVTVGDLANPFFVQITKGAEMKARQLAGDKVNVTLVSSGYDLGQQVGQIDNFIAAKVDMIILNAADSKGIAPAVKRARDAGIVVVAVDVAADGANATITSDNTEAGAMACKYISDRLKNKGNVVIINGPPVSAVQNRVEGCMNELKTHPDIKLLSYNQNAKGSREGGLEVMTGLLSANPKIDAVFAINDPTAIGADLAAKQAQRSEFFIVGVDGSPDGEEALKRKNSLFVATPAQDPQVMAAKAVEIGYDILQGKPAPDKPVLIPVKLIDRNNIGSYQGWTVK, encoded by the coding sequence ATGCGTTTTAATCCGATTGTAACCGGGCTGCTGGCGGCGACGCTGTTCAGCACCGGCCTGGCTCAGGCAAAAGAACTCAAATCTATTGGCGTCACGGTCGGCGATCTCGCTAACCCCTTCTTCGTGCAGATCACCAAAGGCGCAGAGATGAAGGCGCGTCAGCTGGCGGGCGATAAGGTCAACGTGACGCTGGTCTCCAGCGGTTACGATCTCGGTCAGCAGGTCGGCCAGATTGATAACTTTATCGCGGCCAAAGTCGACATGATTATCCTCAATGCCGCCGACTCCAAAGGGATCGCCCCGGCGGTGAAGCGGGCGCGTGACGCCGGTATCGTGGTGGTGGCGGTCGACGTGGCAGCCGATGGCGCGAATGCGACCATCACCTCCGATAACACCGAGGCGGGCGCGATGGCCTGTAAATATATTTCTGACCGCCTGAAGAACAAAGGCAACGTGGTGATCATCAACGGACCGCCGGTTTCAGCTGTACAGAACCGCGTTGAAGGCTGCATGAATGAGCTGAAAACCCATCCGGATATCAAGCTGCTCTCCTACAACCAGAACGCCAAAGGCAGTCGTGAAGGCGGACTGGAAGTCATGACCGGCCTGCTCTCGGCTAACCCGAAAATCGATGCGGTCTTTGCTATCAACGACCCGACCGCGATTGGTGCCGATTTAGCCGCGAAACAGGCGCAGCGCAGTGAGTTCTTTATCGTTGGCGTCGATGGCTCGCCAGACGGTGAAGAGGCGCTGAAGCGCAAGAATTCACTGTTCGTTGCGACGCCTGCGCAGGACCCGCAGGTCATGGCGGCCAAAGCGGTTGAGATTGGCTATGACATCCTGCAGGGCAAACCGGCCCCGGATAAGCCCGTGCTGATCCCGGTGAAACTGATCGACCGCAATAATATCGGCAGCTATCAGGGCTGGACGGTGAAATAG